One Candidatus Binatia bacterium DNA window includes the following coding sequences:
- a CDS encoding magnesium chelatase, with amino-acid sequence MRRNLLRKLARKERILPGILGYEDTVIPELENAILAGHHIVFLGERGQAKSRILRGLVEFLDEAVPIVRGCEINDNPFAPICSSCRRRKEAEGDELEIEWIGRERRYAEKLATPDVTIADLVGEIDPVKVAEGRYLADEETIHFGLIPRANRGIFAINELPDLTEKVQVALFNLMEERDVQIKGYKVRLPLDLVVVASANPEDYTSRGRIITPLKDRFDAQIRTHYPRTIEDEMRIMEQEAASWDREGRLVGVPQFIREIIAQLTFEARECAEINQSSGVSVRMTINNFETVLSNAEKRAVRLGEKEIVPRLTDLPALLASTAGKIELEYAGEEKREEELVERLLNRAVLKVFDRYFRVEQLRSVVEYFDGWGVEVSDEMPSEDYLEGVREIPGLREAITVLGEVESPGFLAAATEFILEGLHLHQKLNKEKEGGRFTYRR; translated from the coding sequence ATGCGGCGGAACCTGCTCCGCAAGCTCGCCCGGAAAGAACGAATTCTTCCCGGAATTCTCGGCTACGAGGACACCGTGATTCCCGAGCTGGAGAACGCGATCCTCGCGGGGCACCACATCGTGTTCCTCGGCGAGCGAGGACAGGCGAAATCCCGGATCCTGCGCGGCCTCGTCGAGTTCCTGGACGAAGCCGTGCCGATCGTCCGGGGATGCGAGATCAACGACAATCCCTTCGCACCCATCTGTTCCTCCTGCCGGCGGCGGAAGGAAGCGGAGGGTGACGAGCTCGAGATCGAGTGGATCGGGCGCGAGCGCCGGTACGCGGAAAAGCTCGCGACGCCCGACGTGACGATCGCGGACCTGGTCGGCGAAATCGACCCGGTCAAGGTCGCCGAGGGGCGCTACCTGGCCGACGAGGAGACGATCCACTTCGGCCTCATACCGCGCGCGAACCGCGGGATCTTCGCCATCAACGAGCTGCCCGACCTCACCGAGAAGGTGCAGGTGGCGCTCTTCAACCTGATGGAAGAACGGGACGTGCAGATCAAGGGCTACAAGGTCCGCCTGCCCCTCGATCTCGTCGTCGTGGCGAGCGCCAACCCGGAGGATTACACGAGTCGGGGCAGGATCATCACGCCGCTCAAGGATCGGTTCGACGCTCAGATCCGGACGCACTACCCGAGGACGATCGAGGACGAGATGCGCATCATGGAGCAGGAGGCCGCCTCGTGGGACCGCGAGGGACGGCTCGTGGGCGTGCCGCAGTTCATCCGGGAGATCATCGCGCAACTCACGTTCGAGGCGCGCGAGTGTGCCGAGATCAACCAGTCCTCGGGCGTGAGCGTGCGGATGACCATCAACAACTTCGAGACGGTGCTGAGCAACGCGGAGAAGAGGGCGGTGCGGCTCGGGGAGAAAGAGATCGTCCCTCGACTCACCGACCTGCCGGCCCTTCTCGCCTCGACGGCGGGAAAGATCGAGCTCGAGTACGCGGGCGAGGAAAAGCGGGAGGAGGAACTCGTCGAGCGGCTCTTGAACCGCGCGGTGCTCAAGGTGTTCGACCGGTACTTCCGCGTCGAGCAGCTTCGGTCCGTCGTCGAGTACTTCGACGGCTGGGGAGTGGAGGTGTCGGACGAGATGCCTTCCGAGGATTATCTCGAGGGGGTGCGCGAGATCCCGGGTCTCCGGGAAGCCATCACGGTGCTCGGCGAGGTGGAAAGCCCCGGCTTTCTCGCGGCGGCCACGGAGTTCATCCTGGAGGGGCTCCACCTCCACCAGAAACTCAACAAGGAAAAGGAGGGGGGACGCTTCACCTACCGGCGTTGA
- the mutS gene encoding DNA mismatch repair protein MutS, whose product MSPDGGRKTRGAASAVQKLTPMLRQYLRWKREFPDALLFFRLGDFYELFFEDAERAAELLDLALTTRNRNEENPVPMCGVPYHAAQPYIARLLAAGLKVAICEQVEDPSEAKGLVAREVVRVVTPGTVTEEECLDPKRPNYLAALFREGDEWSLALVDVSTGETRHTCGEGEARLRDELARCLPAELLVPEGETPCVPGPWVSTVLAREFFDETRGGGWLAEKGIERVGPGTRAAFGAVLRYLERTHRAGLSHLRAPVDEGRGVLRVDEATQKNLELLRTGRGEFRGSLLWVLDRTETPMGGRLLRRWLLAPLVDAGAIGARLDAVEFALERPGWREEIRETLRGLGDLERLSGRLASGRVVPRDLLGLAGSLERIETLAGHLAAAEPLPPLLAACRSRLDALPELRARIRAALSEEPGETIRTGYHAEVDELRELARSGKARIGELEAAERKRTGIASLKIRYNQVFGYTIEVTKPNLHLVPPDYRRKQTLAGAERFVTPVLEEYERKVLGAEQKLLALERELFGELVASAARHEREIAASAAALAELDVLLGLAAVAEARRYVRPQLVEERVVEIRDGRHPVVEAVLPPGAFVPNDCRLDPEERQIVVVTGPNMAGKSTYLRQVALTVLLAQMGSFVPASEARIGVVDRLFTRVGASDNLAAGESTFMVEMRETATILSELGERSLAILDEIGRGTSTFDGISIAWAVAEFLHDSPKRPLVLFATHYHELVELARHKPRIRNASVAVKEWKGDVVFLHRIVDGPANRSYGIEVARLAGVPSAVVERAREVLARLEREGTSRTAPPRQLALFDGRAEELRENLARLDVTKLTPLEALLRLEELSRRARGET is encoded by the coding sequence GTGAGCCCGGACGGGGGGCGGAAAACGCGGGGGGCGGCGAGCGCGGTGCAGAAGCTCACTCCGATGCTCCGGCAGTACCTGCGCTGGAAACGGGAGTTTCCGGACGCGCTGCTTTTTTTTCGGCTGGGGGATTTCTACGAGCTTTTCTTCGAGGACGCGGAGCGGGCGGCCGAGCTTCTCGACCTCGCGCTCACGACCCGCAACCGCAACGAGGAAAACCCCGTGCCGATGTGCGGCGTTCCCTACCACGCCGCCCAGCCCTACATCGCGCGCCTTCTCGCCGCGGGGCTCAAGGTCGCGATCTGCGAGCAGGTCGAGGATCCGTCGGAGGCCAAGGGGCTCGTGGCACGGGAGGTCGTTCGGGTCGTCACGCCGGGAACCGTGACCGAAGAGGAGTGCCTCGACCCGAAGCGGCCGAACTACCTCGCGGCGCTCTTCCGGGAAGGCGACGAGTGGAGTCTCGCTCTCGTCGACGTGTCGACCGGGGAAACTCGCCACACGTGCGGGGAGGGGGAAGCTCGGCTCCGGGACGAGCTCGCACGGTGCCTTCCCGCCGAGCTTCTCGTCCCCGAAGGCGAGACCCCGTGCGTTCCGGGCCCCTGGGTTTCCACGGTGCTTGCGCGGGAGTTTTTCGACGAGACCCGCGGAGGCGGATGGCTCGCGGAGAAGGGGATCGAGCGGGTGGGCCCGGGCACGAGGGCGGCCTTCGGTGCGGTCCTCCGCTACCTCGAGCGTACCCACCGCGCCGGCCTCTCCCATCTCAGGGCTCCCGTGGACGAAGGCCGCGGGGTCCTTCGCGTCGACGAAGCCACGCAGAAAAACCTCGAGCTTTTGCGCACGGGTCGGGGAGAGTTCCGGGGCTCGCTCCTGTGGGTTCTCGACAGGACGGAGACGCCGATGGGCGGCCGGCTCTTGCGGCGGTGGCTCCTCGCCCCTCTGGTCGACGCGGGGGCCATCGGAGCTCGGCTCGACGCCGTCGAGTTCGCCCTCGAGCGGCCCGGCTGGAGAGAGGAAATCCGGGAAACGCTGAGGGGTCTCGGCGACCTCGAGCGCCTTTCGGGGCGGCTCGCGAGCGGGAGGGTGGTCCCGCGGGATCTCCTCGGACTCGCCGGCTCGCTCGAGCGCATCGAAACCCTCGCCGGGCATCTCGCGGCCGCGGAGCCTTTGCCGCCGCTTCTTGCCGCGTGCCGGTCGAGGCTCGACGCGCTGCCGGAGCTCCGGGCTCGCATCCGCGCGGCGCTTTCGGAGGAACCCGGGGAAACGATCCGGACGGGTTACCACGCGGAGGTGGACGAGCTGCGGGAGCTGGCGCGGTCGGGAAAGGCACGCATCGGCGAGCTCGAGGCGGCCGAGCGAAAGAGGACGGGAATCGCGTCTCTCAAGATCCGGTACAACCAGGTGTTCGGTTACACGATCGAGGTGACGAAGCCCAACCTCCACCTGGTTCCGCCGGACTACCGCCGCAAGCAGACCCTGGCCGGGGCGGAGCGGTTCGTGACGCCCGTGCTCGAGGAGTACGAGCGCAAGGTCCTCGGAGCCGAACAGAAGCTCCTCGCTCTCGAACGAGAGCTGTTCGGGGAGCTCGTGGCGAGCGCGGCACGGCACGAGCGGGAAATCGCGGCGAGTGCCGCGGCGCTGGCCGAGCTCGACGTGCTGCTCGGGCTCGCGGCCGTGGCCGAGGCACGGCGCTACGTCCGGCCACAGCTCGTCGAAGAACGCGTCGTGGAGATCCGGGACGGCCGGCATCCCGTCGTGGAAGCGGTCCTGCCGCCCGGCGCGTTCGTCCCGAACGACTGCCGGCTCGACCCGGAAGAGAGGCAAATCGTGGTCGTGACCGGTCCCAACATGGCCGGCAAATCGACGTACCTGCGGCAGGTGGCTCTCACGGTGCTTCTGGCCCAGATGGGCTCCTTCGTCCCCGCCTCCGAAGCGAGGATCGGCGTCGTCGACCGCCTGTTCACGCGCGTCGGTGCTTCCGACAACCTGGCCGCGGGCGAATCCACCTTCATGGTGGAGATGCGCGAGACGGCCACCATCCTCTCCGAGCTCGGAGAGCGAAGCCTCGCCATCCTCGACGAGATCGGGCGCGGGACGAGCACGTTCGACGGAATTTCCATCGCCTGGGCCGTGGCGGAGTTCCTGCACGATTCCCCGAAGCGCCCCCTCGTGCTCTTCGCGACACACTACCACGAGCTCGTCGAGCTGGCGCGGCACAAGCCCCGGATTCGGAACGCTTCCGTGGCGGTCAAGGAGTGGAAGGGGGACGTGGTGTTCCTGCACCGCATCGTCGACGGTCCCGCGAACCGGAGCTACGGAATCGAGGTGGCGCGGCTGGCCGGCGTCCCCTCGGCGGTGGTCGAAAGGGCCCGGGAAGTGCTGGCACGGCTCGAGCGCGAGGGCACGTCCAGGACGGCACCTCCGAGACAGCTCGCGCTCTTCGACGGTCGGGCGGAGGAGCTGCGGGAGAACCTGGCCCGTCTCGACGTGACGAAGCTCACCCCTCTCGAGGCGCTCTTGCGCCTCGAAGAACTCTCCCGCCGTGCCCGGGGCGAAACTTGA